CAATCAAGCTGAACCATGAGAGAATAATTGGCGGCTGCGTCAACCACAAACCCCTTCTCTTGGAAGAAAGTGCGGTCCAAAGCGGTGGCTCCAGCAACCGCAAAGTTCAGCCCGTGCTGAATGCTGTGACGTGGCACGGCGCCATTCTTGAAACCAAGATACGGTTTCAAATAAGGGATTCCCATATAATCAGCTTCAGTTTAGGAGTGAAGTTAGAAAGTTAGTAACTAACAAGTTAGTTTGGTTAGAATTTTCGGTGCTCAatcgaaaaaagaaaaaagaaaagaaaagaagtgtACCAATGAAATCGGGGATGAGGCGGCCATCAGAACAGCGACCGTTGGGGTGATGGAAGTAAGAATTGCCGTAAGGAGGGAGGAGGCAGTTGGGGGTCTGTGGCGGGGAGATGAAGCACAAGTTGCCGGTATCAGTTAGGGAATCTCCGAAGCTGAACATTGAAGTGTAACAACCATCGTcgctctctctccttctccccgGAGCAACAAGAGCAACGTGATGTAGTATCAGTAGAAAACAGCAGTGTTGCAGTTTCCGAACTGGAAACGCCATGATCAAGTTACTTCACTTCACTTCATGCTGGTCTTCGTCTTCTCTTCGAAACGTGGCATTATACTAATCACAGATCCTTTCCAAGAATTTAAAACGTGGCCAAACTTTTACAAAACAAGAACGAagtattcttttttattaaaattaagattttgaaaatctgaACTAGCCActaacaataatatttttagtaaatcATTTGTATCAGccactttatttattattttttttttcatctccATCCATCCAACCTAAATTTGCTAGAGtagatttgattttgattatttttatattatgtgaccatcaataaataaaataattggtGACTAATTCAGCGGTcattaaaaaatgttatatgtgcaccaaaattaacaattaaagtAAGTCTGTTACCAATATAAaactaattttagtaattgaatTCGGTGTACGAATAGCATTtttgatatataataaatttgGAAAATAACATGGCTTGCCTTAGTTTATGCTGGACCCTTTTAGAGTTTAAAAAATGAAGGGCAGCACTTAAAACAAAAGAGTTTGTTAATATTGACTAAGAGAAGTcagtagattttgtgatttttatcCATTAATTAgatatcaataatatttttaacagtGTGAGATTGCATTTAATGATATAGaatcatttaattttcttttgatgGTTAAATGGTGGCTAGAATTTAACAAAAGTGCTGCCCCTAGCACCATGTTATTTATCATTACTGACCAAAAAACCAATGATGATCAGGGTTCAACATAATTAGACGCCTAACACCATACATAATAATATAGCAAATCAAAGCTATGATAATGTTCGCTATTACAAGACCAGTTCAATCTAACAGAAATCTTATGAATCATGCAGAACTAATACACTTTTGAAGGTACATTACTCGATGAAGCCTTTTTCTTATATCATTGAATGGTTATTGAAATCTGCAGAGGTTTCAGGTGTGAtacaagagaaactaaatttgGGAAAGGTATATGGTCCATGGAATAAGGCCTTGGCCATCCATCTATATGCAGCCTCAGTAAAATGATAACCATCCCAGTAAATATATTCTGAAGGATCATCACAGGCTATCGCCCCTGCCTCGCCACATACCGCCGTTTCATTGAAATTGTATGGTCCTCCACCTCCACAACAAACCTTGATAAAATCTCTACAAAACCCTGCAAAAACATTCGGCAAAATCCTGTTTGTTCTGTTTATTAATAGGGACAGAAAGTTAAAGAGTATGGTATTACCAAATTGCTGTGGAGAACGGTAAAACCGTAATGCAGCATTGAAATAATCTGCATAGATTATATTCACATGGGGATACAGAACTCGGAGGCGATCTAGTTCAATTTGAAGCAATTCATTGTGCTGTCCGTAGAACTTGTTTAGCCATTTGACACAGCCAGCTTTATCATACTCCTCTTTGTTGGGACTCGCAAGTAATGTTAAATAGGCTGGATTGCAACCAAGTGGTATACTACCAGGAACCATAAGCGTTACAGCCCCTAAATTAATCAGTTCCtgaataaaattatgaatttcaACATTAATAAGTCCTACAGAATTTGAACAGTTTTGGAATAATGACTACTACTCAACCAACCAACTAACCCTGATCACTGAAGTGATGACTGATACTACTTGGTGTATGTAAGGTGTaagcatttgaagttctgtGGTTTCTTCCAAGAGATAACCATAATCATTTACTCCTATCTCTCCCACAATAAATAAGGAGCTGCTAAGAACTTGTTTGCAGCCTGCAAGAATACAATTCCTTGTCAATGTTGCAAGTGTGAAGAGTCCATACAGTTAGTCTCACATCAAATAAAGCAAAGAAAAGTAAAGAATTTATAAGATGAGAAACTCATTATCTTAAGACCTTAAGATTTTGAGTTGGGTGTGGTTTCTTCTCATCTATGGAGAGCTCCCAAGATTGGCCCAACATTCCTAACCTACTTTAAACATAAATTCGTTGAAGGAGGAGCAAAAGGAGAAGGTAAAAGGCTTACTTGAAGGAGAAGTGCAGAGAGAAGGCAGAAGATCCTTGAACCAATCTAACTGAACCATGAGAGAATAGCTGGTGGTTGCATCAACCACAAAGCCCTTGTCTTCGAAGAAAGTGCGGTTCAAAGCCGTGGCTCCAGCGATGGCAAAATTGAGTCCGTGTTGAATGCTGCCACGTGGCACGGCGCCATTCTTGAAGGCCAGATAAGGTCTCAGATGAGGAATGCCCATATAGTCAGCTTGGTCAAACAGAAAACATGCATATGAGTATGAGCGGAGAGAAATGAAATAGTAACATTAGAAAAGGATGGCATCATCAAGTGTACCAATGAAATCGGTGATGATGCGGCCATCAGAGCAGCGTCCACTGGGATGATGGAAGTAGGTTTCACCGTACGGTGGGATAAGGCAGTTGGGAGTGAGCTCCTCAGAAATGAAGTAGGAGTTTCCTGTATCAGTGATGGAATCTCCGAAGCTGAAGATGGAACTGTAGCGGCCTTGTTTGACATCACCACCGTCGGCACCAACGTGTATATGTAACTGTAACTGTAACAGTAGAAACAAGAAGCAGCCCCACCGTTGCTGAGGAGATTGATGGTGTTGATTCATTATGATATTCATGATGATGGTGGGTACTGGGTACGATACCGATATCATTGTCACTTTTAATATCCAACTACTTAGCTTCTTTCACACCTTCTCATTCTTAACCGTGCAGGATTAATGGTCAAATTctgacattttttttaattgtcgGTACCAAAATTTATTAAGGTTAATACTATATAATATCTATATAAAAGttttaattaactattaatattataaatttataaaattaaatcaaataagaaaaaaactTAAGATATTagaatcttttaaatttaagatttatttaatctcatttcataaatttattatattagttgTCAATTAGAATTATTAAGTGTGTATTGTAGTATCATTTAATATGTGACATCAATAAATTTTGATGTTGTTAGCaatgaaaatgataaaaaaaaataaaataattaaaaaaaatttcgataaatattttaaaaaataaataatttttagaaaactaataTGATCATTTACTTTAACCGTGCAACCACATCTTATTTACCGCCATATCATACCTTTGATTtccataataaattaataataaatgttTTAAGAATTTTTACTGGTTTTGAAACTTAGAATTTGAGTAGCTGACCTTAAAGATGGTTCCTTAGCATTTAGCAAcataattatcattattttttatccGTCTCTTGGACTAACACTCGAGAAATAGCGCACAAGTAACGGATATTTATTGAATGATAAAGCTGATTAATAGACATGCATTATATATTAATTCAGCCAAATTATACCATGATaatggaagaaaaaaaaatgatcaGCAAAACAGGATGAAAGCTATATCTCTAACACATATTGACTTGAGTAATGTATccaaaaataatattacaatCCAAGTAATTGCTGAAATAATTTTCACATAATCCGATCCATGCAGAACACCATATGATAATATTAATAATGTTGTCAAATAAGACAAAGTTCAATCTAAACTGCCTTCATCACCTTTCGGCATTTTCATGggaaagctaaattaaataatatcacTTGTGCGGGAATATTTTTCGTGGGAAATTGACGACACTGCTGTACATTAGTCGATACTAACATGTGGAATCCTTGTAAAACAGCAGTTGGTTGAGATATGTGCTTGATTACCTTATTAGGAAACAGAACAGACATGCATGCTAAAACAGAACAGGTTTTTATTATTTCTGTATACACATTAAGTATATCATATGTCTGAATCACAAGAGATCCCGATTTTAGGGTTAGTAAATGATCCTTTTAGTAAACCTTTGGCAATCCATTTATATGCTGCTTCAGTTAAGTGTACACCATCCCAAGTTATGAACTGGGATGGATCATTACAACTAATCAACCCCGGTTCACCACAGTGCTCCACCGGTGCATTGTGATAGTTTGCATTCGCAAGTGGACAGCAAGAATCTAGAATCGATTTTGTGAATCCTGATAGCATAGCACAAACAAACCACAACTTATGAGGAATAATAGAATCATATGTGATATGTGATTGTTCAAAGATGATATATCATTCAagaaattatgcagaaaaaaGAAGAGTTAAGTACCAAATTGTGTTGGAGATTGATATAATTGCAGGGAAGCATGGTAATAATCTGCATAGATGATATTAACACCGGGATGAAGCTGTCGAAGCCGATTTAGTTCAGCAAGAAGTTGGTTGTTATAGTAGTCAGCAAAATTGTTATAGGACTTCAAACATCCAGCTTCATCATAATCCTCCACATCAGTACTGGAGTGATTTCTCAAATAGACAAAGCTGCATCCGAGAGCGAAGTTTCCGGGAACCACGAGAGTTTGAGCCCCCAAATCAATCAATTTCTGACAATCATAAAACTCACCAAGGTTCAGTTATATATGAATTATGATtcaaaataattcttaaatgCTGGCTTCATAAGATACTCtcagattttatttaattatcttAAAGTGATGAAGTTGACTTCACGTCAAATTAATACCTGAGagttgttagatgaaaatttagtcaaatcagtcaaatcatctaactgttctcaggtatcaacttcacgtgaagtcgactccACCTGAGTTTTCGCCTTATCTTAAATGCTTGCTTCATAAGATATTCAAATGTATTAATGCTTCCAAAACTTACATTGATGgcccaagagattttattaatCACAAGTGGTACATATGTGGTGGCTTCTTCTATAGGCCTGCCTAGATAGAAAAGATAGTTGAAATCATTGCCACCAATCTCACCCACAAGAAACAAAGAGCTCCCAAAAACTTGTTTACACCCTGCAAAATTAGAGGACTATCCCATAAGTTTCAATTGGAGCATTATTACAGCTTATTGCTTCTTGCATGTGCCCAATTGAAAAGAACAACTGGAAGATTACCTGAAGAAGAGTTACAGATAGAAGGAAGCAAGTCCATGAACCAATCAAACTGGACCCCCAGAGAATAGTTGGTGGGAACAAGAACGTCATAGAGACCCTTCTCCGCAAAGAAGCTCATATCCAAAGCAGTGGCACCTCCAACTGCAAAGTTCACTCCCTCCAATGAGTTCCAATCTTTTATCTTCCCTTTCTTGATTCCCAGGTAAGGTTTTAGCAATGGAACCCCAATCTGCTCAGCTGCAAACACAAAGAAGaacataagaacaagagagagagaagggacgACCGTTATGTTATTAGTTATTACCAAGGAAATCGATGATAAGACGGCCATCAGAAAATCTTCCGGTGGGAAAATGAAAGAAGGTGTCTCCATATGGAGGGTTCAAAACCAGATATGTGGAGGGTGATATGTCTTCAGTGTCATAGTATAAGTTTCCGGTGTCAGCAATGGAATCTCCGAAGCTGTATATTGCACTATAGCACCGGCTTGAAGCAGTAGAGGATAATACCGTGCGCGTATGAATAAGAGCTGCTACTGATAGAAACCAAAcccaagaagaagaagcagcagccGCCTTAGCCATGCGCATTCTGCTATCTAATTCTGAAGGTAAAGTTCTTACattatatttctattttctttattcgGATTATTCTAAACTCAGGAAGCACCGAAGCACGTTGGTAGTTGGTACGACTAACACGATATATTCTAATAATTTATATGTCTACCACCAACTCCCGAGTCCGCCCCCTCCACACGCTAAACATAATGGAAATATATTTTCATTAAGAAAATGtttcttaataattttagtaGGATTAACCTGTTGACATTTTGATATTATTAGCTTAAACAGCAAAAGCGTTATTGGATGGAATAGTGAAGAGAGCAAAGCACACAAATGACACATGGGTTTGTAATACACTAATAAGTTTCAATCTTCCACTTGTGCACCCCATTTTCCAACCAACAAAAAACAAACAAGAGTCATTAACTCACTTCTTCCTCGTGAATTACCTACAGCTACAAGGCTACAACCCTCTATGCATGGATGCGGTGGTCAAAGGTAGTTGGTGGTGAGCGGTGACCAGATGTTTTCAGTGGCCAGCCGCACTACAGTcgccttttcttcttttttttggaCATCACAACAATGACTTTCGGTTAAACGCTATATTATTGAGGTAAGGAAAAGTTTAGGGGCAGCAATTTTATTGTATTCTGACCAGTCATTCGATGAAATCTCAAatcaatctcacaccatcaaatcatcattgatggttAATTGATGGCTACCAATCACAAATGTTGCTGCCCTAACATTGCTCATTGAGATAAATGCTATGGTATTTGAAAAGCGGTgtctatttattaaaaaatgttaaaaattaatatttaatttaaaagatataaaaataaattatttttaaaaatttaaaatttatcacaaaagataaattaaataaaaattagataacaATTGATAGACACCATAAAATTGGCATagggaaagtatgaggagccaatgaaatatttatacaatgtgtacaatggaggtttatggagtattagagatataattattagtgttacatttttCCATCAGCtgaagcttttgggatgagtggtatcatgacatggtattaaagcGCTAGATATGAAAGGTCAAGAATTCGATCTTTGGTGAacccaaaaattaaactaatttttcgagaagatgtttattatcccttgTACTCGGATGGTTATTCAAAATAGTATAGGGGATGTTCATTTCATAACGTAATagccattgtacacattgtacaaatagttCATTGGATCCCGCTAACGTAATagccattgtacacattgtacaaatagtccATTGTCTCCCTAGCGGGATTCATTGGCATATTATTAATTCGACTCGTTACCCCCATGAGGTCCAATTTTCATATACagcttatttatattttttatttttaaatttattttatattaattttaaaatataaatatcaataaaaaatattttatatttaaatttaaacaaaatatcaaaaaatcaaaataaataagtattttagttcaaattttaaataattgacATTTTAACAcatttataaattcaaattttgtattttaatttaaataaatcaCTTGTGTAGGGATATTTTTAGTGGCAAATTGACAACAGTACTGTACATTAGTTGATATCAACATGTgaaggctaatttttttttatattgggtTATTATTAGTGTTTCTCATTAATATTATGATGTTTTGGTGTAATGCAGtaatataagataaaaagaaatcgTGAGTAACGATTTCAAATaagacaaaaaatttaaaaaagttaacAGAAATCGTGAATTACGATtttaaataagacaaaaaagaataagaaatcGTTAATcacgattttaattttttaattttaaaaaaatatgatttatgAAATCGTGAGTAACGATTTATTTTGTTATACAAATCGTAAACAACGATTTGTATTGTGCATCACATTTGTGAAATTCACCCATTTTAATTTATACTAATGTGATACACCCTTTCAtctatcatataaaaaataattaactcacaTGTGAACTCCTTTTAAAACCTCCACAGAAAGGAGTTGGTTGAGATATGTGCTTGATTACCTTACTAGGAAACAGAACAGTCATGCATGCTAAAACAGAACAGTATATCATGTGTGTGAGTCACATGAGATCCTAATTTTAGGGTTTGTAAATGATCCTTCTAGTAAAGCTATGGTAATTCATTTATATGCGGATTAATAGTTAAATTAGTTCCTAAAAGATAAAGtactttttaaatttgttcttaaaatttttttttaatcaaattagtctttTAAAGATTACGAATTAATCATATATGTTCTTTATCTTCTTTATTCACAATTTTTGTCAACGATTGATGATGTAAAATACTAACTGATAGCATACATGACATATAACATGTACCATTAGACGTTGACTAAATATATTTACGAAAATCTATCAAATTTAGTTACTAGATCATATtagaaaaagaatttttttaattgaaaaaaatgactaaattaataaatttttacaaACATATTTGGTCAATATCTAATTAGACATATCAAGTATTATATATGTTATCAATTAACGTTTTATaatatcaatattttaaaaaaattgttaataaaaTGATTGGAggacaaatataattaattcacaATATTTAAAAGaccaatttaattaaaaaaatattttaaaaataaatttaaaaaatatcttatttttcaagaactaatttgactattaacCTATTTATACACTGCTTCAATTAAGTGTACACCATCCCAAGATATGTACTGGTTTCAACTAATAACAGGTAAGTAAATTTGTGTgcaattcttttatttttttaagttttgcTGAACACTTTATTTTCCACcaaattaattatcattttataaaatataaatatttcttatatttaatttagtaGAAGTGGACCATAATTCACCCCTTCTTTATGGCAACTATATAAATATGGCCAATTCTATGATACTTATAATTTGGTACTTAAATtttgtctaatttttttttttagtaaattttaaatttttaaaaattatttatttttatataatttgaattaaatactaatttttaactctttttaataaataaatatcattTTAGGCACCATAACATTTACCTACAAATATTAGCTTGATTACTTATATATGTCGATAGACATGGACTTTTTTATCCGCATTATTAGCACGTGGCAAGTACAATTATAAAATGAATTATACTAGACAACTAATGATTTTTTTCAACAACATAaacaacaaattttaaaattggtccaattcaaataaaatacacTACATTACACTTTAAATTACTCAcctaaatattaatattagaataaccatccgtaCACTTAGTAAAGTAAACATTCGATATATttattgttcacattgtttaatatttttattgtctacctatattttttcttatgaaATTCAAATACAATTAACAACTCTCGGCTATTAACAGGTTAATAGTTAAATTAGTCCTTAAAATATAAGACATTCTTTAAATTcattttcaaaagattttttcaatcaaatttgtCGTTCAAAAATTGCGAATTAATCATATTTGTCCTTCAGTCACTTTATTAA
This sequence is a window from Arachis stenosperma cultivar V10309 chromosome 10, arast.V10309.gnm1.PFL2, whole genome shotgun sequence. Protein-coding genes within it:
- the LOC130954630 gene encoding GDSL esterase/lipase At1g31550-like; protein product: MISVSYPVPTIIMNIIMNQHHQSPQQRWGCFLFLLLQLQLHIHVGADGGDVKQGRYSSIFSFGDSITDTGNSYFISEELTPNCLIPPYGETYFHHPSGRCSDGRIITDFIADYMGIPHLRPYLAFKNGAVPRGSIQHGLNFAIAGATALNRTFFEDKGFVVDATTSYSLMVQLDWFKDLLPSLCTSPSSCKQVLSSSLFIVGEIGVNDYGYLLEETTELQMLTPYIHQVVSVITSVIRELINLGAVTLMVPGSIPLGCNPAYLTLLASPNKEEYDKAGCVKWLNKFYGQHNELLQIELDRLRVLYPHVNIIYADYFNAALRFYRSPQQFGFCRDFIKVCCGGGGPYNFNETAVCGEAGAIACDDPSEYIYWDGYHFTEAAYRWMAKALFHGPYTFPKFSFSCITPETSADFNNHSMI
- the LOC130954324 gene encoding GDSL esterase/lipase At1g28610-like, coding for MRMAKAAAASSSWVWFLSVAALIHTRTVLSSTASSRCYSAIYSFGDSIADTGNLYYDTEDISPSTYLVLNPPYGDTFFHFPTGRFSDGRLIIDFLAEQIGVPLLKPYLGIKKGKIKDWNSLEGVNFAVGGATALDMSFFAEKGLYDVLVPTNYSLGVQFDWFMDLLPSICNSSSGCKQVFGSSLFLVGEIGGNDFNYLFYLGRPIEEATTYVPLVINKISWAINKLIDLGAQTLVVPGNFALGCSFVYLRNHSSTDVEDYDEAGCLKSYNNFADYYNNQLLAELNRLRQLHPGVNIIYADYYHASLQLYQSPTQFGFTKSILDSCCPLANANYHNAPVEHCGEPGLISCNDPSQFITWDGVHLTEAAYKWIAKGLLKGSFTNPKIGISCDSDI